One genomic segment of Gammaproteobacteria bacterium includes these proteins:
- a CDS encoding AAA family ATPase produces the protein MANQSDFRPLADRMRPQKIEEFVGQVHLLDQGKPLRAAIDAGRLHSMVLWGPPGSGKTTLARLIAGTCDAQFLTILAVQSGVKDIRAAVDSAMQNRKVRGQDTVLFVDEAHRFNKAQQDAFLPYVEDGTLIFIGATAENPSFELNNALLSRVRIYVLKALAPQEIRKIIDRALADQDRGLGELGLSMDGAVRDQLALIADGDARCALNLLEIAADLTDDGGIGVDVLEQVVAGGSLRRFDKRGDSFYDQISALHKSVRGSSPDAALYWFAR, from the coding sequence ATGGCTAATCAAAGCGATTTTCGACCGCTTGCCGATCGCATGCGTCCTCAGAAGATCGAAGAATTCGTGGGCCAAGTGCATCTGCTTGATCAAGGGAAACCCTTACGAGCAGCGATCGACGCAGGACGACTCCATTCGATGGTGTTATGGGGTCCACCTGGGAGCGGCAAGACAACCCTTGCACGCCTAATTGCAGGCACATGCGACGCGCAATTTTTAACAATTTTGGCTGTGCAAAGTGGTGTAAAGGATATCCGTGCAGCGGTAGACAGCGCTATGCAAAACCGCAAGGTTCGGGGCCAAGACACTGTGCTATTTGTAGATGAAGCTCACCGCTTCAATAAGGCACAGCAGGATGCGTTTTTACCTTACGTGGAAGATGGCACGCTCATCTTTATTGGGGCGACTGCAGAAAATCCATCATTCGAATTGAATAATGCGCTGTTATCTCGGGTTCGAATCTATGTCCTCAAGGCATTGGCGCCACAGGAAATCCGCAAGATCATTGATAGGGCACTTGCTGATCAAGATCGCGGTCTCGGGGAATTGGGTCTTAGCATGGATGGCGCAGTCCGTGATCAACTTGCACTAATAGCAGATGGTGATGCCCGATGTGCCCTGAATCTCCTGGAGATTGCCGCGGATCTCACTGACGATGGGGGTATCGGCGTGGATGTATTGGAGCAGGTCGTTGCGGGTGGAAGCTTACGTCGCTTCGACAAGCGGGGGGATTCATTCTACGATCAGATATCTGCCTTGCATAAATCTGTACGCGGTTCCTCACCCGATGCGGCACTCTATTGGTTCGCGCGC
- the lolA gene encoding outer membrane lipoprotein chaperone LolA, whose product MKNYRVALHLTVAAFLVGQSAIAYAGEGNERLREFMNELVTMKAGFLQTLTDETGKHIETSQGQVFIQRPNKFRWEYQTHYEQSIVADGQQVWFYDKDLAQVTVWQMDAALGSTPAALLGSNTAIDEAFTVSDLGTDGEVAWVELLPKDVDNQFTIVRLGFDQSTLREMELFDNFGQKTYIRFNEAQRNIPLDPELFKFKPPPGVDVIESAEGP is encoded by the coding sequence TTGAAGAACTATCGAGTTGCTTTGCATCTTACTGTGGCTGCATTCCTGGTCGGTCAGTCAGCAATTGCGTATGCAGGGGAAGGGAATGAACGGCTGCGGGAATTTATGAACGAACTTGTCACAATGAAGGCGGGATTTTTGCAGACACTCACGGATGAGACAGGAAAGCACATCGAAACATCACAGGGGCAGGTCTTTATCCAGCGCCCCAATAAGTTCCGTTGGGAGTACCAAACACACTATGAGCAATCGATTGTCGCTGATGGTCAGCAGGTCTGGTTCTATGATAAAGATCTTGCGCAGGTCACGGTGTGGCAGATGGATGCGGCGCTAGGTAGCACCCCCGCGGCGCTGCTTGGAAGCAACACTGCAATCGACGAAGCATTCACTGTATCTGATCTAGGTACAGATGGGGAAGTTGCTTGGGTAGAACTCCTGCCAAAGGATGTGGATAATCAATTTACGATAGTTCGACTTGGTTTCGATCAATCTACGCTGCGGGAGATGGAGTTATTCGATAATTTCGGCCAGAAAACCTACATTCGTTTCAACGAGGCGCAACGCAACATTCCCCTAGACCCGGAATTGTTTAAGTTTAAGCCCCCACCGGGGGTCGATGTTATCGAAAGCGCCGAGGGGCCATAA